One Salmo trutta chromosome 26, fSalTru1.1, whole genome shotgun sequence DNA window includes the following coding sequences:
- the mlnr gene encoding growth hormone secretagogue receptor type 1: MPWSRPQSDLLPPPRPANDMEVDDHHYEGSLFPTSTLIPVTIICLLLFLVGVLGNTMTILIIQRFTDMKTTTNLYLSSMAVSDLLIFLCLPFDLYRLWKYVPWLFGEVACRLFHYVFEGCTYATILHITALSMERYLAICFPLRAKVVVTKRRVQYIIMALWTFALLSAAPMLFLVGVEYDNDTYPDYSTRQCKHTNYAIRSGQLHTMIWVSTTYFLCPMFCLVFLYGSIGRKLWKSKNDLQGPNAMTRKRSHRQTVKILVVVVLAFVICWLPYHIGRSLFAQVDDYEEAKLSQDFNIGSMVLCYLSASINPVLYNLMSRKYRAAAHRLFLLRHEPRPRRYGNNNHRPTGQRQQLSLREETTTLDDTMIGV, from the exons ATGCCGTGGTCCAGACCCCAGTCGgatctcctccctccccctcggCCTGCGAACGACATGGAGGTTGATGACCACCATTACGAAGGCTCCCTGTTCCCCACCTCCACCCTCATCCCTGTTACCAtcatctgtctcctcctcttcctggtcGGTGTGTTGGGAAACACTATGACTATCCTCATCATCCAG CGCTTCACGGATATGAAGACCACCACTAACCTGTACCTGTCCTCCATGGCTGTGTCCgacctcctcatcttcctctgcCTGCCCTTTGACCTCTACCGTCTGTGGAAGTACGTCCCCTGGTTGTTTGGGGAGGTGGCGTGTCGTCTGTTCCACTACGTCTTCGAGGGCTGTACTTACGCCACCATCCTCCACATCACCGCCCTCAGCATGGAGCGATACCTGGCCATCTGTTTCCCCCTCAGAGCTAAAGTTGTGGTGACCAAACGCAGGGTGCAGTACATCATTATGGCTCTATGGACCTTCGCTCTGCTCTCTGCTGCCCCCATGCTGTTTCTGGTGGGGGTGGAGTATGACAACGACACATACCCGGACTACAGTACGAGACAGTGTAAACATACCAACTATGCCATCAGGTCAGGGCAGCTGCACACAATGATCTGGGTTTCCACTACCTATTTCCTCTGTCCCATGTTCTGTCTGGTGTTCCTCTACGGTTCCATTGGACGGAAGCTGTGGAAGAGTAAGAACGACCTGCAGGGTCCAAATGCCATGACCCGGAAAAGGTCTCATAGGCAGACCGTCAAAATACTGG TGGTAGTGGTCCTGGCCTTTGTGATCTGCTGGCTGCCCTACCATATCGGCCGTAGCCTGTTTGCCCAGGTGGATGACTACGAGGAGGCAAAACTGAGCCAGGACTTCAACATAGGCTCCATGGTCCTCTGTTACCTCAGCGCCTCCATCAACCCTGTCCTCTACAACCTCATGTCCAGGAAGTACCGCGCCGCCGCGCACCGCCTCTTCCTGCTTAGACACGAGCCCCGCCCCCGACGCTATGGTAACAACAACCATCGACCAACCGGACAGAGACAGCAGCTGTCCCTCAGAGAAGAAACCACCACACTGGATGATACCATGATAGGAGTGTAG